GACGCGGTATGACGGCCGTTACATCACGTATTCGACGTACGCCGATCTGTATGTCGGCGATACGCAGATGCCTTACAAGCCGCTGACCCTCGATCCGCATCGCGACATGGACAACTGGGGCATTGCGCTGTCCGCCGAATGGCAGCTCAGCGATGCGTTCTCGTTCGTGTCGATCACGTCCTATCGCGACTACAAGACCGACTGGTCATACGACGTGGACGGCGCGCCGCTCACGTCCAACCTGCTCAACCAGACGCAGACGAACGAGCAGATCAGCCAGGAGCTGCGCTTCAACGGCAAGGTCGGCATCGTGGACTTCACTGTGGGTGCGTTCTACTTCGACACGGACGGCTTCTACACCGGACGCATCGATATTCCGTATGGCGGCCTCGACTTCATCCACGGACCGGATCCGACGCCTTCGACCAACAAGGCGCTGTTTGCCAATGCAACCCTCAGCTTCACGGAAGCGTTCCACCTGACGGCGGGTGTGCGCGAGTCGTGGGACAAGAAGGACTACGAGTACCGCCGGCACAATCCGGACTACACGGATGTGCAGGGCCCCTGCAACTTCTTCCTCGGCGCTCCGATTGCCGGTCCGACCGCCGTCGGCAACCAGCCCAACTGCTTGTTGTTCGGGGTGAACGGCACGACAGCGCATTTCAAGAACGACCAGCTCGACTGGCGCGTCGCGCTCGACTACCGCTTCACGGAAGACCTGATGCTCTACACGCAGGCGGCCACCGGCTATCGCGCGGGCGGATTCAACGCACGGCCGTATTTCCCGAGCCAGGCAACGCCGCACGTGCCGGAGACGATCACGTCGTACGAGTTGGGCATGAAGACCGACCTGTTCGACAACAAGCTGCGCCTGAACCTGGCCGGGTTCTACTTCGACTACGACGACATCGTGCTGCTGTCGACCTTCTGCGCGAACCTGCCCGTTGGACAGCAGACACCTTGCCTGCGTCCGGACAACGTCGGTTCGGCGGAAGTGAAGGGCGTCGAGCTCGAGGCGTACTTCAACCCGACGGCGAACTTCAGCATCGATGCGTCGTTCAGCCTGCTCGATTTCCAGTACACGGATATCGTCGAAACCGCGGGTACGGGCGTCGGCATCAACGACATCACGCCGTACACGCCGGAGAAGAAGGCGAGCCTCGGCGTGCAATACGACGTCGACGACGTTCTGGGCGGCAAACTGTCGTTCCGTGTCGACGCGTCCTACCAGTCGGAGATCTTCACGGAAGCCGGGAATGTCCCCGGTCAGATCGTCTCCAGCACCAACGCGAGAGTCGCGCCTTACAGCCAGGCTGGCGGTGGTGGTCCGATCGCGAACCTGCTGGTCGACAATCTGATCGATGCGTACACGCTGGCCAACGCGCGTATCTGGTGGGAATCCGAGGCAAGCGGTTGGGGTCTGGCGCTCGAAGTCCAGAACCTGACCGACAAGTACTACCTCGGGACCAAGGTGAACGACTCCTACTCGGTTGGCCATGTCTATGGCTCGCCGGGCAAGCCGCGCACCTGGGCCATCACGGTGAAGAAATCGTTCAATTGATTCGCAGTTGAAGGACGGGGGTGGCAGCAATGCCACCCCCGTTTGGCTGACGCCGGACCCCCGGGCAGAAGCCAGTTGGTGGCGGGTCAGTTGGTGCCAGGTGGGACTTGCGGGAACTAGCTTCTCAAGCTAATTCCCGCAAGTCCCACCTGGCACCAACTGACTCCACCGACCTTCCAATCTACTTCCCCGCGACCGAATACAGGATCTGCGCGTTGCGCGTCTTCTGGAATTCCTCGAGGGTGAGGCCGCGGAACGCGGCGTAGACGTGCAGGTTGGTGGTGCCCACCACCGCCGCGAGTTTTTCCAGCAGGAAGAAGATCACGCCGTAGCGGATCAGTCCCAGCCAGTCGCGGCGGCGCACCAGATCCTGTTCCTCATCCGTCAGACCGGCCTGCGCGAACATCGGCTCCGGGTCCGCGAGAAATCGCTTGCGGTAGTCGGGCTCGATCAACCCGTGCAGGAAATGATTGAGGCGGTACGCCTTGACGCTGCGATCGAGCGTGAAGGGGTAGGTCCCCGGCAGCTGATCGATCCCCACCCATTCGCGCCCGATCCGTTCGCGGTGCGCCGCCGGTGACTCGGCCACCTCGTCGTCCGGCACGTTCTCGAAGATCAGCGTCGCGATGGGGGTCATCGACGGCAGGTAGTAAGACTGGTGCAGCTTGCGTACGCGTTTGTTGAGCGCGCCGCGCATCAGCAGCCACATGATCACTTCGGAGCCTTCGAGTCCGCCGCGCCGGGCGTACTCGGCGATCGTGAGCTGCGTCAGCTGCTCCGGGTCCTTCTCGAGCAATTCGAGAAACTCCATGTCCCACGGTGTGTTGTTGAAGCCCGCGCGTTCGCCATGCACCTGGTGCGACAGTCCACCGGTACCTACGATCGCGACCTTCAGATCCTGCGGAAAACTCTCGATCGCGCGCCGCAGCGCCTGCCCGAGCTTGTAACAACGCCGCGCGGACGGAATCGGAAACTGCAGCACGCCCACCTGCAGCGGCACGATGGCGCCGGGCCAGGTGGTGTCGTGCGGCCACACCACCGACAGCGGCGAGAAGCAGCCGTGGTCGAGGCCCTTGCCCTGGAAATACGACAGATCGAACTCGTCGGCGACCAGCGAGGTCGCGATGTGTTGCGCGAGCGCGGGATGCCCCGCGATCGCAGGCAGCTTGCGCGGTCCCCCGCCTTCGTCCGCCGGCCAGTACCGGTCGCCGACCCCCAGCGCGAACTGCGAGTAGTGATCGAAGAAGAAGGAGGTGATGTGATCGTTGTAGATCATCACCAGCACATCGGGCTTGCGCTCGGCCAGCCACGCACGCACGGGTTCATATCCCGCGAAGATCGGCGCCCATACCGGGTCGTTTTGCTTCTTTGCATCGAGCGCGAAGCCAATGGTCGGCGTATGCGAAGTTGCGATGCCACCTACGATGGTTGCCATAGAATCGATTTCCTCGTTGTCGGAGCGGTCGTGTGCTGTTCGTGTTCACGCGCTCGAACTGCCTGA
This sequence is a window from Pseudomonadota bacterium. Protein-coding genes within it:
- a CDS encoding gallate dioxygenase, producing the protein MATIVGGIATSHTPTIGFALDAKKQNDPVWAPIFAGYEPVRAWLAERKPDVLVMIYNDHITSFFFDHYSQFALGVGDRYWPADEGGGPRKLPAIAGHPALAQHIATSLVADEFDLSYFQGKGLDHGCFSPLSVVWPHDTTWPGAIVPLQVGVLQFPIPSARRCYKLGQALRRAIESFPQDLKVAIVGTGGLSHQVHGERAGFNNTPWDMEFLELLEKDPEQLTQLTIAEYARRGGLEGSEVIMWLLMRGALNKRVRKLHQSYYLPSMTPIATLIFENVPDDEVAESPAAHRERIGREWVGIDQLPGTYPFTLDRSVKAYRLNHFLHGLIEPDYRKRFLADPEPMFAQAGLTDEEQDLVRRRDWLGLIRYGVIFFLLEKLAAVVGTTNLHVYAAFRGLTLEEFQKTRNAQILYSVAGK
- a CDS encoding TonB-dependent receptor, with protein sequence MRATRRKPLVESIAAILGVAAAGPLLAQQAAEADTLEEVIVTAQFRKQNLQDTPLAITAVSGDMLERRSQTDIAEVARQAPNVTLAAQNQEYASGLIAYIRGIGQNDPNFAVEPGVGIYVDDVYLPTLTGSLLDLMDVERVEILRGPQGTLAGRNSIGGAIKMYSVRPQGDDSGAFQATFGSYDRVDLRGIFDAKLSDTVSLRVSGVSKNETGYIKRVDFALTHPDSNVPTQAHGLSPVLGHDGGVAMAAGKIALRWQPSDAVDINLSTDYTRERNDPGVATLLYANAAGVLNGTESRPWLRGTDGQPVRYNCQFVPSGPNSCDTQTRYDGRYITYSTYADLYVGDTQMPYKPLTLDPHRDMDNWGIALSAEWQLSDAFSFVSITSYRDYKTDWSYDVDGAPLTSNLLNQTQTNEQISQELRFNGKVGIVDFTVGAFYFDTDGFYTGRIDIPYGGLDFIHGPDPTPSTNKALFANATLSFTEAFHLTAGVRESWDKKDYEYRRHNPDYTDVQGPCNFFLGAPIAGPTAVGNQPNCLLFGVNGTTAHFKNDQLDWRVALDYRFTEDLMLYTQAATGYRAGGFNARPYFPSQATPHVPETITSYELGMKTDLFDNKLRLNLAGFYFDYDDIVLLSTFCANLPVGQQTPCLRPDNVGSAEVKGVELEAYFNPTANFSIDASFSLLDFQYTDIVETAGTGVGINDITPYTPEKKASLGVQYDVDDVLGGKLSFRVDASYQSEIFTEAGNVPGQIVSSTNARVAPYSQAGGGGPIANLLVDNLIDAYTLANARIWWESEASGWGLALEVQNLTDKYYLGTKVNDSYSVGHVYGSPGKPRTWAITVKKSFN